Genomic DNA from Halobaculum sp. MBLA0147:
GCGACCCCTCGCCCGGTCTCCAGACACCACTTCTCCCGCGACGGCACCCAATCGGCTGCGTCGGCACGGACACTGAAGTACGGTGGCGACGCAGACGGGCGTGTGACCGATCCGTTCGCCGCGCTCCCGACGCCGACGCCGTTGGCCGAGACGCCAGAGCTCCTCGCGGGCGGCCACGTCTGGCTCCACGAGTACCCGGCCGGGACCCGCCTCGGGGTCCGCGTGCGCGCCGACGGCACACTCGAACTCGCCGTGCCGCGGGGGCCGGACGACGTGCGCCGACCGGTCGACGCGACGGACGTACCGCCGAGGTACGGCTTCGCCGTGCGTGCGCTCCGGCGGGAGTTGGACCGCGCGGCGCTCACCGCGGCCGTGCCGGACCACGAGCGGGTGGCCTTCGACTGCGTCGCCGTCCACGAGACGGCGGGTGATCCGGGGTACGACTGGGACGCGACGCCGGCGGTCGTCGGCGTCAGTGTCGCCCACCCGGACTCGACGTTCCTCCCCCACGAGACACTGGAACTACTGGAAGGGGTGGGACTCGATCCGGTGCCGACGGTGGAGGCGGAGGTCCACACCCGACGGCTGGACACCGACGGCGTCGCCGCGCCCGACTCCGTCTGGCGAGCGGCCCCTGCACACGGCGTGCTCTACCGCGGGAAACCCGACGGGCTGGCGCTCCAGCGCGTGGGTGGTGTCGAGGGCGGTGACGCTGGGGACTCCGGAAGCGTCGGCAGTACCGACGAGTTCGGGAGCGGCGACGACACGCCGTCGGAGCCGGCGGCAGCGGCGCGGGCGTACGCGGACGCAGCGGTGGACGACGAGTTGCTCGGGACCGCGACGGCGGCGCTACGCGACCGCGGCGCGGAGCCGACGGTGGACGCGCTGGCGACGTGGCTGTTCGACCGGCTGGTGCGGCGCGACTTCTCGCGGCTCACCGGTGATGCGACCGCGTTCGACCCCGGCGCGTTGCGGGACACGCTGCCGGGTGTCGTGGCGGAACGCTATCGGAGTGAGTGAACGAGGAGGCGGACGAGTGGGCGTGGGAGGAAGTGAGTGGGTGAGTGAGCGAACGAGTGACCGCAGAGTGGTGTGGTTTCGGCTCGGCGGTCCGCTCCGACGCGGCCGTCCGAGCAGGCGCGTTCGCCCGTGCCGACGGATATCGCTACGCCAGCAGCACCGCCTCGGTGAGAACGCCCGCACGGACGAGGAGACTCTGGACACCCAACACGAGCGTCAGTCCGATTCCGACTGGCACGACCAGTCGGACGAACCACAGCCACGCGGTCGACGGCGTGGCGACGCTGGCGCCTCGTTCCAGTTCCGCCGTCGCGTCGTCGGCGAGCACCCAGCCGACGTACAGCGTCACCCCGAGCACGGACAGCGGCAACAGGAGTTCGTACGCGACGGCGTTGAACCACGCCAGGTGACCGAACGCGCTCGGGACTCCCAACACGGCGCAGGCCCCGCCGAGCGTGCCGGCGGCTCGTCGCCGACTCCACGCCGTGTTCTCGACGGCGACGCTCACGGTCACCTCGAGGAGACTTATCGCCGAGGAGACGGCCGCCAGCAGGAGGACGACGAAGAACACCGTCCCGAGGAGTCGCCCGGCCGGGAGCTGTGCGAACGCACCGCCGAGCGTGACGAACGCCGTCCCCGCCCCGCCGCTCCCGGGGTCGACACCCAGCGCGAACAGGATCGGGAAGATCACGAACCCCGCCAACAGCCCGACGAGGGTGTTCAACACGACGATCACACCTCCGTCGACCGGGAGCGAGTCGTCCTCGCCCAGGTAGGAGGCGTAGGTGATCATCGCCCCCATCCCGAGCGAGAGCGTGAAGAACGCCTGCCCAACCGCACTCGGGAGGATCGACGCCAGATTCGCCCGCACGGTCGCCAAGTCCGGCGAGAGGTAGTAGGCGTACGCCGCGTCGACACCCTCCAGCGTCGTCGCCCACACCGCGAGGGCGACGAGCAAGACCACGATGCTCGGTACCATCAGCTTCGTCGAGCGCTCGATGCCGTCCTCGACACCCCCGGCGACGATGGCGACGACGACGGCCATGAACACCAGGTGGAACGCGACGGCGTCCGGGCCCGTCGCGGCCACCTCCGAGAAGTACGTCGTCGGCGCGTCGAAGTACGCGCCCGTGGCGCTCCCGACGACGTACCGGATCACCCACCCGCCGACCACGCTGTAAAACGAGAGGATCCAGAACGCCGCCAGCGCCGCGATTCCGCCCGCGACGCGCCACCGGCCGCCACCCAGCGCCGCGAAGGCGTCGACCGGGTTGCGTTGGCTCCGGCGACCGAGCACGAACTCGGTCAACATCGCCGGGAACCCGATGGCGAGGACGACCCCGAGGTAGACGACGAGGAACGCCGCGCCGCCGTTCTGTCCCGTCTGGAAGGGGAACTGCCAGACGTTCCCCAGTCCGACTGCGCTGCCGACCGCCGCGAACACGAAGCCGACTCGAGAGGCCCAACTCGCTCTGTCGCTCGTCATGCGGTGGCGACTGGCGCAGAGGCACGCAAGTGGATTGCGGATTCGACTGGACACACGTCGACTACACTGTCGGCTCTCGTCTGATCTTTCGTGAGATTCGTGGAGTGTCGACGTTCGGTGGACGTTCGTGTGACGTGCGGTGTAGTGAGTACTGTGGCGACTGGGTGGCAACGGTAGCGGTGAGGGTGGTGGAGTGGCGGTGGCGATGGTGGTCGAGTGGTGATCTGTGGGTGACGTGTACAGTACAGATAACTCACCAGAACGCTTTTACCGCTCGCTACGCGATGGATCGATACGACACGCCGGGTCGCCGCTGTAGAAGTGGCGAGGGTGTTTGGGGCACCCTCCCCGGGGTGTCGTAGGTGGAACACCCATGTGTGAGTCCGACTCGCCGTCACAAGAGCGTGGCGGCACGACGAGTGCACAGTGCGACGAGATTGACGCGGTCGACGAGTGCGGTGCGGACATCGCGGGCGGTGCGGAGGCGGCCAGCGGTGCGGACGACGCGACGCTGTCGGACGCGGCGGTCGCCGACGTGGTGTCGACGGCCGGCGCGGAACTGGCGGCGTTAGACGACTACGAGCGCGGGCAGGCGTTGGCAGCGGCCTGCGACCGCGTCGCCAGCGAGGCGCGAGCGGGCGAAGTCTCCGAGGCGTCGCTGGCGGCGCTACACGTCGCGGTGACGGAAGGTGTGGGCGATCTGGCGGATCGCACCGACGGCGTCGAGGCGACGGTCGCGCGGGAGCTGTTCGAGTTGTTGGGGGTGATCGGGGAAATCTGAGCTACCGCAACCAGGAACTGATCAACTTATATTATAGAATAGAAGCTACCGACGCGGTCCCCCAAGCAATTGCCAGAACCGTCGTCCAGTAATGACTGCGGCGAATTGACTCAGATCTGACCCAGTTCTTTAGATCAACCAAATTTGTCACACGCCGTAGCTCCACTTCTGGTGAGGGAACCACCACATCCTGAGTCCCGTCCGCGTACTCAACACGAATCTCCGCATTCAACCCAGAAGACAGACCAGTCCCTGGTCCAACCCTCGCAGTTCCTAGAGAGCCTTCAATGGCGAGTACGATTTCTGACGGTTCACGTACTATACTGGTATTCTTTTCTATTGCTTCGGAAACTTCACGAAATCCAGTATCGCCTGGTGAGAGAGAAGCCTCTTTATCGACACTGCCGCTGTTCTGCTCGCTTATCTGTTCTATCTCAAACCTTTCGAGCTTTCGTATACCACTGTCTGCATTCCTTCTGTAGAGAGAGTACCTCGGATACCACAGCGGAACAATAGCTATCAGAATGGTCAGCAATACAGTGAGAAACTGTATGGTCATCATAATCGTAGTGATGTCACATACGTTAGTTAAATTGTGTCGTAGCTATGGTGTCTACTATGTGTGAAATATGTCACCAGGCAAAACAGCAGGGGACAGAAGTGGGTTGGGGCGGATTCGAACCGCCGACCTGCTCCGTGTGAAGGAGCCGTCATAACCGGGCTAGACCACCAACCCGTACCCCCACGTACCGCGGTGGCGAACTTAACCCTTGTTTTTCAGCGACGGAGACACGGCCCGGACACACTTCCCGTGGGGCGGTCACCACCCGGTCGTGGTCGCACCGAGACTCCTCGCACTCGCGGGCGTGCTCGCCGCGGTCGTCGTCGCGGTCGACGCCCGTCAGCGACTCCGCGACACGCCCGCGCCGGAACGCCGTCGTCACACCGCCGGCAGACTCGGCGGCGCGAGTCTCGTCCTCGCGCTGGTCGGGTTCGACGGGACGTTCGGGATCGTCCGCGACACCGGCCTGCCGGCGACCGTCGCGTCCGGCCTCGAGGCG
This window encodes:
- a CDS encoding sodium-dependent transporter; protein product: MTSDRASWASRVGFVFAAVGSAVGLGNVWQFPFQTGQNGGAAFLVVYLGVVLAIGFPAMLTEFVLGRRSQRNPVDAFAALGGGRWRVAGGIAALAAFWILSFYSVVGGWVIRYVVGSATGAYFDAPTTYFSEVAATGPDAVAFHLVFMAVVVAIVAGGVEDGIERSTKLMVPSIVVLLVALAVWATTLEGVDAAYAYYLSPDLATVRANLASILPSAVGQAFFTLSLGMGAMITYASYLGEDDSLPVDGGVIVVLNTLVGLLAGFVIFPILFALGVDPGSGGAGTAFVTLGGAFAQLPAGRLLGTVFFVVLLLAAVSSAISLLEVTVSVAVENTAWSRRRAAGTLGGACAVLGVPSAFGHLAWFNAVAYELLLPLSVLGVTLYVGWVLADDATAELERGASVATPSTAWLWFVRLVVPVGIGLTLVLGVQSLLVRAGVLTEAVLLA